The Kogia breviceps isolate mKogBre1 chromosome 19, mKogBre1 haplotype 1, whole genome shotgun sequence genome contains the following window.
CTGGAggacagggaggggggaggagctgGCCAGGCCCCAGGGCCTTCCGCACTGCActggcgggcgggggggggggcggcgggaagAGGAGGCGCGCCGGGGCGGGCTGCCTGTAGCCCGAGGCGCTGGGCCGGCCCTTGTGACGCCTCCGTCCCCATCCCCAGAAATACCGCTACCAAGATGAAGACACGCCCCCTCTGGAGCACAGCCCGGCCCACCTCCCCAACCAGGTAAACGCCCCCGAGCTGGTGCACGTGGCGGAGAGGAACTTGTCCCACCTCGAGGCCGTCCAAGGGGTCGTGGGCCACGCCCACTTCTCCCCCCTCAAGGTAGGAGACTCAGGCGGCCCCCTCCCCAGTGCGGCCCTCGGAGCCTCGGAGCTACAACATCCCCCAAGGCCCGGTAGGGCGTGAGCCGTAGGTGGGGGGAGGCCGGGGCTGGGGAGCTGGGCTTGGGCTCctggggccgggggagggagggggcatttGGGGCGTTGGAAACACCTGATTACCAAAGAGGAGAAACAGAGGCCAGGCAATTGGGAGTGGGTGTAGGGCTTACAGCcaggagtgagtgtgtgtgtgtgtgtgtgtgtgtgtctgcgtgtctgCGCGCACGTGTGTTGAGATGTGTGCATCCCCCACCATGCTCTCTGCGCCCCAGCCCTCTTCATTCCTTCACACCCTCCACCTCCATTTCCATTTTCTGCGGCCAGAGAGCGCTGCCCTCATTTGCTCTTGTCCCTTCGCTGCCTCCTCCCCCCCACTTCCGGCCTCTGGGCCTGGCTCTCCAGCCCTTTCCATCTGTCTGGCCTCCTGAGACTAGTCGCCCAGGCCTTTCTGCCTCCATCCCCTGCCCCGGCCTTTGCTCCCCTCCTGTGCACCACCCCCTCGCTGCCtttccctccctgttggctgGCGGGCTGGTTCTAGatgctgtctctctcttcctcccactcactctctttctccctctccctgatCCCCAGCTCAGGCCCTCTGCGGCCTGATCAGTCCTCTGCCTCGGCAGCTGGCTCCCCCTCTCCCAGCTACCCGCTTCCCTACTCAtcacttctctcctttcctcctatgcctcccctctctcctcctcttgggCTCTCACCTCCACCCAGATTTCTTTCTCCCCCGCCACCGCCCCGTGTTCCCCCGTTATTATTCGCCACCACCTGTTTCCCCTTCTCCTCCGTGCTCATAGTATGTTTTCCCTTCTCCAGTCTTGAGTAGGCCTTGTTTCTGAGACCTTCCATTCTCCAGGCCACTTCCCAACTTCTTCCCCCTCCATCTCCTCTTCTGGGGGCAcaggctggggaggaaggagtgTACCAGGCTAGCAGGGAGATTCAGGGGAACACTGTGGGGTCAGGGGTGAGATTCTAGGATCTTGTGGGATGCCCTGGGAAGGGGGGGTTGTTTGACACTTCACCAAGGAGATTGTGAGGAGGTTTCTGAGCCTAGAGATGAAGAGGCAGAGAAGGGGCAGCAGTAGGTCCTGGGGTGAGAAGGATGTGGTAGGAGAGGAAttggagagggagaaaaagactgTTCTCAGGCAGGTAGCAAAGTGGAGAGACAACAGAAGGGTAAGAGGTCCTGGGCCAGGAGACAGACAAGGACGAGACTGTGAAATCAGGGCAGCAGGTCGAGCTGattgagaggaaggaaaggaaggctctggagatgaggagatggtGCAGAGGATTCCTGTGAAACTCTGGGGGCTGCAAGGAGTGAAGAAGACTAGagatggtttttttcccccaagatggGGCCATTAAGTCcctggggaaggagaagaggagagaaggtgGTAGTTAGTACAGAACTAGGGAGATTTGGAATCTGAGCCCAGGAAGCAGAAGGAAGTGCAAGGAGAGAGTGCTGGAGGCCatgagtgtgggagggaggtcccACGACAAGGCCTGAGCTGGGGGACAGGAGAAGCCTCAATTTTcagaggagagggggagtgggTTGAGAATGAAGGATTGTGATTTGGTCATAGACTCTTGAGGGTTTGAGGATGAACTAAGCGAGAGTGGTGCTGATCTCTCTGGGGAATTAGAAATTAAGGTGGAGGATAAGAGCAGGAGACTGATAAGGGATGGGCCCAGATGGGAGGATGCGGACAGGGAAGTGGACAGGGAAGTGGGTGGAGAATGGAAGATGGGAATTGAAGGGTGGGGCAGAGATGTAGATGGAGGATATCGGGTGGggtagagagagggaagggacacAGATGAAGGTAGTTGCGGATACAAGATGGGGCCTGGGAAAGGAAATTCTAGGATAAGGATGGGGATGGCGATTGAGGATAGGCTGTGGGATAGAGGATGGACGTGCGGATGAGAGTTCAGCAGTCAGTGGCTATTGGTTGGACAGTTAGCATCTGCTGAGATTTGAAGGGTCGGAGGATGGTGTTAATAGATTTATGGATATGAAATCAACTATAGAGCTTGAAAATGTGTAGTATGGACAAATAGCAGTAGGAGAGAGGAGGGACCCCTTTGGAAGGAGAGAGCGAGGAGTCTGGGGAATCCGTGATGAGTGCCTCGCGCTTGGTAGGCtccaaataaatacttgtttaagGAGGAGATAGGTTGGGGACCCCGGAAGGAGGCTTTTGGCCGCCTTCCCCCATTGCCATGGAAACGTGGCTTCGGTTGCCCAGGCAATTGGGGAAGCCCCTAGGACCGGCCTAAAGCGGGCTCCGCCCTGGAGTCTAGAGACCCTGCTGCGTCGGTCGAGGCGACTGACGTCAGGGACCTGGGCACACCCCACTTTAACCCTTTCCCGGATGAAGTGGTGGGCGGGCAGAGAGTAGATGAGAGGATAGGACCCGGATGTCTTTCACCACTCCCCTTTCCTGATGTTCTTTGCACTGCATAGGGTGAGGGGCGTacgggagggaggaagggaggttaTTCAGGGTGCGCTGCGCCCTCAGTCCTCCTCAGCGTGTACTTATTTCTGCCGGGCTAacggggcggtgggggggcggggggcggggcccaggTCAGGAAAGGCGGGGCTAGAGGATCCCTTCTGCCTTTGGGAATCTGGTTGCCCTTAGGCCACGCCCCATCTCCCCCTCCTGTTGTCCTGGCGACGGggcctccaggaggtgggtcTCCCCAGGCCTTGGCTGGGCTTAGATACCGTTGCTAGGCAACAGGGTCCCTAGAGGAAGGAGTAGATTGAATGGTGGGTGGGCGAGAAGGAGGGTGAGGCCTGCATCTGGGGGAACCCCGGATTCCCGGGGCTCAGGGTTTAGGGCAAATGTGTGTGAAAATGAGGGGCAAATCTGAGGGAGGGTTATGTTGGTATCTGGGTGTATGTGGGCGGATAGGGACAGGgatgggggcaggaagggggagcAGGACCCAGTGGACATAAGCCCTGTGGTGTCTTTGTGTAGCACATAAGGCATGTAACACTCTGTGGTGTTACATCCGGTGAGacgctccccccccacccccggcgtCACggcgccccccgcccctccccgcaaCCCTTTATCGTCTACTGCTCCCCTATCCGGctgtctcttccttcctccttctcagaCACCTCCTTCCACATGCaaggggcctgggctgggcagaATTGGGTCCagcacgtgtatgtgtgtgtgcatgtaacaTGGACTGAGGCTGGGTCCTTCAGGGAGTCAGGGGTAGCAGAGCGGGCTGGGTTAAGAGGCTGAGGAGGTAACCAGGCCGGTGGGACTCTTGGTTACCGGCTCCCTCTTGAGCCAAGGTTCAGGCAACTTTTCGTCTCCTTTTTCCCCTCACAGGCCAATTCTCCCCCTGTGATTGTCAACACAGATACCCTAGAAGCCCCGGGATATGTGAGTTGTTTAGATTTTGTGGCCATTACAGAAGAGATGAGGGAGACGGGGAGGGCCTGGGTCCTCGCAGCCAGGGCGGGGCCAGGTTCTCGGGTAGGAGGTCTGTCTCACTGCTCTTGTGTTTCTGGCCCGTGCTGGAGTTGCAGGTGAACGGGACGGAGGGGGAGATGGAATACGAGGAGATCACACTGGAAAGGGTGAGCAGGCCCCTCCGTCCGAGGTCCTCCCCCCTCGCTCCGTGTCTGTGCTTCTCtctgtgcccgggctttctctgtGGCCAGCCCCTTAACCCTGTCCCTTCCTGCCCTGGTCACAACTCCCCGACCCACTCCCCTACCCTCTTGCCCTGTCTAGAGTGGGCGGTGAGGGGAGCTGACCCtcttcccctcctctgcccaggGTAACTCAGGTCTGGGCTTCAGCATCGCAGGTGGCACCGATAACCCACACATCGGTGACGACCCATCCATCTTCATCACCAAGATCATTCCTGGTGGGGCTGCTGCCCAGGATGGCCGTCTCAGgtggggagaagagacagaggtTAGGATGCTGGTTCCCTTGAAAGGGAGGGCCAGGGCAGCAGGAAGCTCCTGGCTCAGGCCCACTTTGCTGCCCTCAGGGTCAACGACAGCATCTTGTTTGTAAATGAAGTGGACGTGCGGGAGGTGACCCACTCAGCCGCGGTGGAGGCCCTCAAAGAGGCAGGCTCCATCGTCCGCCTCTACGTCATGCGCCGGAAGCCCCCGGCTGAGAAGCTCATGGAGATCAAGCTCATCAAGGGGCCTAAAGGTAGTAACCCGTTATgtctccacccccatcccactgTCCGCTGCCCCAAGGCCTGCTGCTCCCCAGGCACCGGGGCACCTACCTCTGCCTTCCCCTCCATCTAGGTCTTGGCTTCAGCATTGCTGGAGGTGTAGGGAACCAGCACATCCCCGGAGATAATAGCATCTATGTAACCAAGATTATCGAAGGGGGTGCTGCCCACAAGGATGGGAGGTTGCAGATTGGAGACAAGATCCTGGCGGTGAGGAACCCCATCACTTTTCTCGCCCACACTTAGGTCTTGCCGACTGGTCCTGAGCAGGCCCGGGCTTCCTTATCGGCTCACCCTCAGTGCATCCGTCTTGAGGATGTTTCTGGTTCTGTCTGAGCTCTGCTTCCCTTGACCCTAGGTCAACAGTGTGGGCCTGGAGGACGTCATGCATGAGGATGCCGTGGCAGCCCTGAAGAACACGTATGATGTTGTCTACCTAAAGGTGGCCAAGCCCAGCAATGCCTACCTGAGTGACAGCTATGCTCCCCCAGACATCACAACCTGTGAGAGCCCTCCAAACCCCAGAGCTGCCCATGCCCCATCTCAGTCACCCCATGACATCCCTGGTGACCATTTCTCTTCAGATATTTCCCCTGAACTGGCCACAGCCTCTGTCACTTCCTGTGGTTGGAGAATAGATGGAAAATCGGTCACCatcaaagaactagaaaagatTGTCAATAGTTCCTCCCCCAGAAGGCACAAGGCCCAGATGGTTTTATGGCGAATTTTATCAAATCCTCATGGAATAGATAATTCTTATGCTCTTTTTGAATATAAGAAAAGATTAAATGTCTCACGTTTCATTTTATGAGGGCATTTGAAAATGGTCACAAAGAttatataaaagaaggaaagtagggagttccctggtgacctaatggttaggattctgggctttcactgccgtggcctggcttcaatccctggtcgcagagctaagatcctgcaagccatggccaaaaaaaaaaaaaaaagaagaagaagaagaaggaaagtatAGGACAATTTTGCTTCTGAACAGAGATGTAAAAGTATCTAATAACTTAGTTGCACAACAAACACAGCAGTATATTAAGGGAATAACGTTGTCACAAGGTAGGGTTTGTTTCAGGGAATTAAAGGTGGTTCCATATTATGAAACCTCTTAGTATGATTTATTGTATTAAAAAGTTAAGGGAGAAAAAGGGTAAGTTCATTTCAAATAGATGTGGAAAAGGCATTTGATGAAATTCATCATCCTATTTTTGGAGGGAAACTTAGTATACTAGGAACAGAAGAATTTTCCTTAATGTGATTGAAGAATAGTTATCGAAAACTAACAGTGAACACATTACAATGATAAAATCCTAGCAGTGTGTACATTAAGTTAGGAACTAGGCAAGGATGCTTCTTCCTGCTGCTGTTATCCCACATTGCTTTAGAGCGGAGTTTCTCAGTGTTGGGACTGTTGACATTCTTGGTTGTAGGCGGTTGTTCTGTGCCCTGTAGGATGTTGAACAGCAGCCCTGACCTCTGTCTATCAGATGAAATGGTGCCCCTCCCCACCAGTGAGAACAACCAAGAATGTCTTGAGACTctgccaaatgttccctgggaGGCGAAATCCCCCTGCTTGAGAGAATCACTGCTTTAGAGCTTTCAGGCAGTgtagcaagagaaaaaataaacagatgttaCATTTGAAAGGGGAGAAACAAACTTAtccttatttgtaaattatacttttgtCCACCTAGATTAAAATCTAAGTGAATTAACCGAAGAACTTAGAAATAATATGTAGGGTTAAGAAAGTGGCCATAAAATGTAACGGGTAAAAAGATCCCTTCTGCCATAGGAGAAAAGCTCTATaaaattcttaagaaaaataaGCTTGGCAAGAAGTGTGTAAGATTTAcatgaagaaaatgatgaaacTTTACTGAAGGACATAAAAGAAGACTGAAGAATTGGAGAGTCACATCGTGCTTCCTGATGCAAAAAACATAATATGCTAAAGATCTCAATCTTCTCCAAGTTAATCTCTACATTTTATGCAGTCCTCATCAGAATTTTAATGTCCCCCCCTACCCCCAACTGGAAAAATACATTTGGGAGAATAGCTAAGAAATTTTTGGAGAAGAATAACACGATGTGACTGCTCGATCCAAATCTGAAATCATACAGTAAGaccattttaaaatcacatgGTCTTGTTTCTAAACACCATAACCTACCAAAAGGAACCTTGGCTCCTTGGAGAAAGGGCGAATTCCAAGTCTTGAGCAAGAAATGTGCAAGATGAGCTTGTAACATCCTTCATACTAGAAAGCAAGGAAGATATGAAAGGGTTGTGTCAAAGACACAGAAGTCAAGTTGAAACTGGCCATTCAACCAAAACTCATTAGATAGATTAAAATCTACAGGATTATAATGATACTTCAAAACAATTGGGTACCTTTAGAGGATGCTAGGGAACTCATCCATTCTGAAAACTggcaaataaaaggaaagagtCAAGCATTTATTCTCCCTTCCTGTACAAACTGCACCTTAGAGTAACCGAATGGTTGATATGGgaacgttcttttttttttttaatctttttatttatttattttttggctgcattgggtcttcgttgctgcgcgtgggctttctatcgttgcaacgagcaggggctactctttgcgtgtgcgggcttctcattgtggtggcttctctttgtggcggagcacaggcttctcattgtggtggcttccctttgttgcggagcacaggttcttggcacacgggcttcagtagttgtggcatgcgggctccgtagttgtggctcgcgggctctagagctcaagctcagtagttgtggcgcacaggcttagttgctccatggcatgtgggatcttcctggaccagggctcgaacctgtgccccctggattggcaggcagattcttaaccactgtgccaccagggaagccccaggaacgTTATTTTTTACAGACGAATTCTCACTAATAAATGttcctccctcaaaaaaaaaaaaaaaaaaaaaaagtagaatatcaGCGCTATTTTGCTGTCCCCAGTGAACTCTGAGGACCAGGCAGCTATCATCAGTGGCTGCTAAAACTCTTAGGTGAAAGCCTGATGGGGAGCTTTATAATGGATGGATCAGGCTGACAATACCTGAACCTACAAATCTGTCTTACCTAAGAAAAGGCAACCGGACATTATTGCATCCTGTCATGATGCAGAAAGCACGCAGCACCACTTATgaaatattcttgccaaaaactGAACTTGAGTCTCTTTTCTGATGACCAGTGTACAGGATATACAGGGCAGAGGCGCAGGTTAACACCCCAGGGACAGGGATGCAAGCAGTGATTTACCTATTAGAATTTCCCTAGTAGAATGTGGGAAATTCTGCTAGACAAGTGCCGTAGTTTTTTCAACAAAGGAATGGccaagaggggggaaaaaagggggggggaggaaTTTCATAGATGAAGGGATTTGAGAGATGCTAAAACCAAACGAAAAACCCAAAAGCCTGGTATTAATATTCTCCTTGGCTCCGTGATCTCTGCCATACCGAGGTCACGTACCCTTCAGATCCACTGTCCCCTAGGAGCACCAACCCCTGCGTCACCTGTGAATTCCTGCCCCTGACATTGCTGTGACCTGACGCCCCCTTTACCACCCCAGCCTTGTTTCTCTGGCACAGTAACTTCCCCTTCCCCTGAGTCTGGCTCTGCTGATGCCCtagggaggaggtggggtggcGGGCGCTGTCGTCTTCCATGCATTTCCATCTCATCCTTTCGCCCACGTCTTCCCCCAGCCTATTCCCAGCACCTGGACAACGAGATCAGTCATAGCAGCTACCTGGGCACTGAATACCCCACAGCCATGACCCCCACCTCCCCTCGGCGCTACTCCCCCGTGGCCAAGGACCTGCTCGGGGAGGAAGACATCCCCCGAGAACCGAGGCGGATCGTGATCCACCGGGGATCCACGGGCCTGGGCTTCAACATCGTGGGTGGCGAGGACGGCGAAGGCATCTTCATCTCCTTCATCCTGGCCGGGGGCCCTGCGGACCTCAGTGGGGAGCTGCGGAAGGGGGACCAGATCCTCTCGGTGAGGGAAGGCCAGCCCCTGCCCGGCCCACGCCCTCCCCTGAGGGCAGAGCCCCGTAGGCTGGAGTCTGGCCCGCATCTCCGGTGACTCagcctctcctgctctctctagGTCAATGGTGTTGACCTCCGCAACGCCAGCCATGAGCAGGCTGCCATTGCCCTGAAGAACGCGGGTCAGACAGTCACGATCATCGCTCAGTATAAACCGGAAGGTATCGGGCCTGAAGCGCGCCCTCTCGTGGGCTCGGCTCTCTGTCTCCTCGGCCCCTGGCTTCAGCAGGGGGCGAGGGAGGGTGGCGGTAGTATGGGGCCCGAGCTCAGGAACCTTCTTGTCCGTCCTCAGAGTACAGCCGGTTCGAGGCCAAGATCCACGACCTTCGGGAACAGCTCATGAACAGCAGCCTGGGCTCAGGGACGGCCTCCCTGCGAAGCAATCCCAAAAGGGGTTTCTACATCAGGTCGGACGCGTCCCGGGCTGGGCTCCAAGTCCTCCTGTGCCCCTCGTCCCCCAGCCAGCTTTCCCCCTCAACCCTGccggccccccctccccccacccctgccggcTGGCGTTCCCGCACAGGTTAGCGTTGTGAAGTACTCCCTATGAGCCCTACTGCCACTAGCCCCGGTCACCCTGGCACCTCCCCTGGGACCCCCAGCTGTCCCCCAATCTGGTAACTCAAAGGTTGATGCCTAGCAGAGCAGGGGGCCTCTCGGCTTTTGGAATATATTGCCACAGCCTGCCCAGCCCCGTGGGATAACGCAGTCTAGGGGAGGTGGGCCACCGCTCTCTCCAGTCTGTCCCCATCTCTCCGGCGGCGTTTCGCTACCTTCTTGGGGCTCCTTCTCCCATTGGCTCCTCTTTCGCGTTCTCCGCAGGCATAGGCGCTGTGTCTGAtgcttcttcccttctctccctttgGGGGCCCCCGTCCACTCCCACGGCCTCACCTGCCACTCGCTCTGCGGATGCCTCTCAGAGCTGTCAGCTCTGGCCTGACCTCTTCCTCGAGGTCTAGACCTGCAGTTCTGGCCATCTGCTTTCTGGACACGTCCATAGGGATGTGCCACAGGCGTTCACACTCAACATGTCCCATACTGTGAGCtcacctctttctttctcccGTGCACGCGTGCTCTCTGTCCCATCGGTCAGTGTTCTCTCTCCCTGAATGGCACCTCCATCCGCCCAGATGCCCGGCTCAAACCGGAGCCTCGTTTGGCCCTTTCCTCCCTGCAGGGTTCGGCTGGCTCCCAGGGCTGGTCAGCTCTAACTCCCAGGTGATGCCGGGCAATGCTGGGGTCCCTTCCCATCTTTCTAGCCCCAGTGCTCTCTGCTATCTCTGTGGTCATTCCTTCCCTTGTCCTGCCCTCAGGGGTTGTGACTTACGGGAGTTTCTTACCGATGAGGGTAACCAGAGTTTGCAGAGAgtgatctttttttcttccccttacgAGTTCGAGTCCACGTTACCCCTGTGACTGTGACGTGTGTGCAGACTGCAACTGCTTTCTTGGGAGGGTGCCGTTCTAGATCTTACTCTAGAAATTGCACTGAATCCATAGCTTGTCTGATCCCTGACACAGTGTGGACTGAATGACAGTTCATAGTTATGGTGATTATGAGTTTTGGTAGAGCTTTTGGTCCCCACACAGTTCTTGGGTTTCTCAGAATCCACGGCACCTGTGGGAGAGCCAGCAGCGGCCGTGCTTGTCTGTAGACCCCGGGGCAGAACCTCCAGGTTGGGTCTTGGGGGACGGAGTCCTCACCAGCCTCTGACCAAAGGCCGCCTGCCCTCCAGGGCCCTGTTTGACTACGACAAGACCAAGGACTGTGGCTTCCTGAGCCAGGCCCTGAGCTTCCGCTTTGGGGATGTACTGCACGTCATCGACGCCAGCGATGAGGAGTGGTGGCAGGCGCGGCGGGTCCACTCTGACAGCGAGACTGACGACATCGGCTTTATCCCCAGCAAACGGCGGTGAGCCTTCCTGCCCCGGGGAACTGACGCTCGCAAGGTCCCCAGGCTGGGCAGCCAGTAGGGAGGACGTGGGTCTGCCCACCGACTTCTTGGGAATGTGTCTGCTGGGCCTTCCCGGGCACCATGACTCACGTGAGCACTTCTGGCAAACGCCTCACTTAGGAGCGCGGGGCCCAGGGGCTGCTGAGAGATGGGGTTCTCAGCTGGCCCGGGGTGAGGCCCTCGGGCTCCTCATGGGCGTTTCCCTACACGCCCCCCCACCATCCCTCCCTGTATCCCACAGGGTTGAGCGACGGGAGTGGTCAAGGTTAAAGGCCAAGGTAGGTAGAGGAGGCCGTGAGCTTGGGTGGAAGAGCGGGGGGCTCGTGGGGCTGGACTCCTGACCGATCGCGTGGCCTGCTCTTTCTTCCTAGGATTGGGGCTCCAGCTCTGGATCACAGGGTACGTAGGGTCAGTTTGGGAAGACCTGAGGTGAGAGG
Protein-coding sequences here:
- the DLG4 gene encoding disks large homolog 4 isoform X1, with the translated sequence MDCLCIVTTKKYRYQDEDTPPLEHSPAHLPNQVNAPELVHVAERNLSHLEAVQGVVGHAHFSPLKANSPPVIVNTDTLEAPGYELQVNGTEGEMEYEEITLERGNSGLGFSIAGGTDNPHIGDDPSIFITKIIPGGAAAQDGRLRVNDSILFVNEVDVREVTHSAAVEALKEAGSIVRLYVMRRKPPAEKLMEIKLIKGPKGLGFSIAGGVGNQHIPGDNSIYVTKIIEGGAAHKDGRLQIGDKILAVNSVGLEDVMHEDAVAALKNTYDVVYLKVAKPSNAYLSDSYAPPDITTSYSQHLDNEISHSSYLGTEYPTAMTPTSPRRYSPVAKDLLGEEDIPREPRRIVIHRGSTGLGFNIVGGEDGEGIFISFILAGGPADLSGELRKGDQILSVNGVDLRNASHEQAAIALKNAGQTVTIIAQYKPEEYSRFEAKIHDLREQLMNSSLGSGTASLRSNPKRGFYIRALFDYDKTKDCGFLSQALSFRFGDVLHVIDASDEEWWQARRVHSDSETDDIGFIPSKRRVERREWSRLKAKDWGSSSGSQGREDSVLSYETVTQMEVHYARPIIILGPTKDRANDDLLSEFPDKFGSCVPHTTRPKREYEIDGRDYHFVSSREKMEKDIQAHKFIEAGQYNSHLYGTSVQSVREVAEQGKHCILDVSANAVRRLQAAHLHPIAIFIRPRSLENVLEINKRITEEQARKAFDRATKLEQEFTECFSAIVEGDSFEEIYHKVKRVIEDLSGPYIWVPARERL
- the DLG4 gene encoding disks large homolog 4 isoform X4, with the protein product MDCLCIVTTKKYRYQDEDTPPLEHSPAHLPNQANSPPVIVNTDTLEAPGYVNGTEGEMEYEEITLERGNSGLGFSIAGGTDNPHIGDDPSIFITKIIPGGAAAQDGRLRVNDSILFVNEVDVREVTHSAAVEALKEAGSIVRLYVMRRKPPAEKLMEIKLIKGPKGLGFSIAGGVGNQHIPGDNSIYVTKIIEGGAAHKDGRLQIGDKILAVNSVGLEDVMHEDAVAALKNTYDVVYLKVAKPSNAYLSDSYAPPDITTSYSQHLDNEISHSSYLGTEYPTAMTPTSPRRYSPVAKDLLGEEDIPREPRRIVIHRGSTGLGFNIVGGEDGEGIFISFILAGGPADLSGELRKGDQILSVNGVDLRNASHEQAAIALKNAGQTVTIIAQYKPEEYSRFEAKIHDLREQLMNSSLGSGTASLRSNPKRGFYIRALFDYDKTKDCGFLSQALSFRFGDVLHVIDASDEEWWQARRVHSDSETDDIGFIPSKRRVERREWSRLKAKDWGSSSGSQGREDSVLSYETVTQMEVHYARPIIILGPTKDRANDDLLSEFPDKFGSCVPHTTRPKREYEIDGRDYHFVSSREKMEKDIQAHKFIEAGQYNSHLYGTSVQSVREVAEQGKHCILDVSANAVRRLQAAHLHPIAIFIRPRSLENVLEINKRITEEQARKAFDRATKLEQEFTECFSAIVEGDSFEEIYHKVKRVIEDLSGPYIWVPARERL
- the DLG4 gene encoding disks large homolog 4 isoform X2 is translated as MDCLCIVTTKKYRYQDEDTPPLEHSPAHLPNQVNAPELVHVAERNLSHLEAVQGVVGHAHFSPLKANSPPVIVNTDTLEAPGYVNGTEGEMEYEEITLERGNSGLGFSIAGGTDNPHIGDDPSIFITKIIPGGAAAQDGRLRVNDSILFVNEVDVREVTHSAAVEALKEAGSIVRLYVMRRKPPAEKLMEIKLIKGPKGLGFSIAGGVGNQHIPGDNSIYVTKIIEGGAAHKDGRLQIGDKILAVNSVGLEDVMHEDAVAALKNTYDVVYLKVAKPSNAYLSDSYAPPDITTSYSQHLDNEISHSSYLGTEYPTAMTPTSPRRYSPVAKDLLGEEDIPREPRRIVIHRGSTGLGFNIVGGEDGEGIFISFILAGGPADLSGELRKGDQILSVNGVDLRNASHEQAAIALKNAGQTVTIIAQYKPEEYSRFEAKIHDLREQLMNSSLGSGTASLRSNPKRGFYIRALFDYDKTKDCGFLSQALSFRFGDVLHVIDASDEEWWQARRVHSDSETDDIGFIPSKRRVERREWSRLKAKDWGSSSGSQGREDSVLSYETVTQMEVHYARPIIILGPTKDRANDDLLSEFPDKFGSCVPHTTRPKREYEIDGRDYHFVSSREKMEKDIQAHKFIEAGQYNSHLYGTSVQSVREVAEQGKHCILDVSANAVRRLQAAHLHPIAIFIRPRSLENVLEINKRITEEQARKAFDRATKLEQEFTECFSAIVEGDSFEEIYHKVKRVIEDLSGPYIWVPARERL
- the DLG4 gene encoding disks large homolog 4 isoform X3 — its product is MDCLCIVTTKKYRYQDEDTPPLEHSPAHLPNQANSPPVIVNTDTLEAPGYELQVNGTEGEMEYEEITLERGNSGLGFSIAGGTDNPHIGDDPSIFITKIIPGGAAAQDGRLRVNDSILFVNEVDVREVTHSAAVEALKEAGSIVRLYVMRRKPPAEKLMEIKLIKGPKGLGFSIAGGVGNQHIPGDNSIYVTKIIEGGAAHKDGRLQIGDKILAVNSVGLEDVMHEDAVAALKNTYDVVYLKVAKPSNAYLSDSYAPPDITTSYSQHLDNEISHSSYLGTEYPTAMTPTSPRRYSPVAKDLLGEEDIPREPRRIVIHRGSTGLGFNIVGGEDGEGIFISFILAGGPADLSGELRKGDQILSVNGVDLRNASHEQAAIALKNAGQTVTIIAQYKPEEYSRFEAKIHDLREQLMNSSLGSGTASLRSNPKRGFYIRALFDYDKTKDCGFLSQALSFRFGDVLHVIDASDEEWWQARRVHSDSETDDIGFIPSKRRVERREWSRLKAKDWGSSSGSQGREDSVLSYETVTQMEVHYARPIIILGPTKDRANDDLLSEFPDKFGSCVPHTTRPKREYEIDGRDYHFVSSREKMEKDIQAHKFIEAGQYNSHLYGTSVQSVREVAEQGKHCILDVSANAVRRLQAAHLHPIAIFIRPRSLENVLEINKRITEEQARKAFDRATKLEQEFTECFSAIVEGDSFEEIYHKVKRVIEDLSGPYIWVPARERL